One part of the Marinobacterium rhizophilum genome encodes these proteins:
- a CDS encoding TRAP transporter small permease subunit, whose product MKEALKSTIATIDRFGRLLGEITSWLVLGVLISVLIAVIAGALGANEMLSWGVDLPILGTKLTINGIFDLEWHFFAIMVMTGGTYAYLDDKHVRSDLIYANLPSNIKTWIDTIGDVFLLIPFAAVMVWLSSSFVARSFNSSEASDYGGLVDRFLIKATIPIGFSILIIIVLARVIKRFIDVYEEQAKPSKVRLSDFPEEQAKPNKANC is encoded by the coding sequence TACAATCGCCACCATAGATCGGTTTGGTCGACTGCTCGGTGAAATAACGAGTTGGTTAGTCCTTGGAGTACTGATTTCGGTTCTTATCGCAGTTATTGCTGGCGCCCTCGGCGCCAACGAGATGCTGAGTTGGGGAGTTGATCTCCCCATACTCGGCACGAAACTGACCATTAATGGTATTTTCGATTTAGAATGGCATTTTTTCGCAATTATGGTTATGACGGGCGGCACCTATGCCTACCTCGATGACAAACATGTCCGGTCAGACCTGATATACGCCAACCTACCCTCAAATATTAAAACCTGGATTGATACAATCGGCGATGTATTTCTTTTGATACCTTTTGCAGCAGTGATGGTATGGTTATCTAGTAGTTTTGTTGCCCGTTCTTTTAACTCCAGTGAGGCCTCCGACTATGGAGGGTTGGTGGACCGTTTTCTAATCAAAGCGACGATCCCAATCGGATTTTCAATTCTAATCATTATCGTTTTAGCTCGAGTTATCAAACGATTCATCGACGTTTACGAAGAACAGGCAAAGCCAAGTAAGGTACGCCTTTCTGATTTCCCAGAAGAACAGGCGAAGCCGAATAAGGCTAACTGTTAA